A window of Melospiza melodia melodia isolate bMelMel2 chromosome Z, bMelMel2.pri, whole genome shotgun sequence contains these coding sequences:
- the PLK2 gene encoding serine/threonine-protein kinase PLK2: MELLRTIAHPPGGGGAKGCEAAAGRAAGGESRRKKAEEPPHQHGHPAAEVSRIITDPTTGKRYCRGKVLGKGGFAKCYEMTDLTTNKVYAAKIIPHSRVAKPHQREKIDKEIELHRMLNHRHVVQFYHYFEDRENIYILLEYCSRRSMAHILKARKVLTEPEVRYYLRQIVSGLKYLHEQEILHRDLKLGNFFINENMELKLGDFGLAARLEPLEHRRRTICGTPNYLSPEVLNKQGHGCESDIWALGCVMYTMLLGRPPFETTNLKETYRCIREARYSLPSSLLAPAKHLIASMLSKNPEDRPSLDEIIRHEFFLQGFTPDRLSASCCHTVPDFHLSSPAKNFFKKAAAALFGGKKDKARYLDTHNRLAKEDEEIYKLRHDLKKTSITQQAPKHKTDEEIQPLITTVVKPGALPETKQIGDSIRMIVRGTLGSCSSSSECLEDSTMGSVADTVARVLRGCLENMPEADSNPKEQLTASFQWVTKWVDYSNKYGFGYQLSDHTVGVLFNNGAHMSLLPDKKTVHYYAELGQCSVFPATEAPEQFISQVTVLKYFSHYMEENLMDGGDLPSLTDVRRPRLYLLQWLKSDKALMMLFNDGTFQVNFYHDHTKVIICNQSEEYLLTYINEDRISTTFRLTTLLVSGCSLELKHRMEYALNMLLQRCN, translated from the exons ATGGAGCTTCTACGGACTATCGCCCACCCACCGGGCGGCGGCGGTGCCAAGGGCTGCGAGGCGGCAGCGGGCAGAGCGGCCGGCGGCGAGTCGCGCAGGAAGAAGGCGGAGGAGCCGCCGCACCAACACGGCCACCCCGCAGCCGAGGTGTCCCGGATTATTACCGACCCCACGACGGGGAAGCGTTACTGCCGCGGCAAGGTGCTCGGAAAG GGTGGATTTGCCAAGTGTTACGAGATGACAGATTTGACAACAAATAAAGTTTATGCTGCGAAAATCATTCCTCACAGCAGAGTAGCAAAACCTCATCAAAGGGAGAAG ATTGATAAAGAGATTGAGCTGCACAGAATGCTTAATCATAGACATGTTGTGCAGTTTTATCACTACTTTGAAGACCGAGAGAATATTTACATTCTTCTGGAATACTGCAGTAGAAGG TCAATGGCTCACATCTTAAAAGCGAGAAAGGTATTGACAGAACCAGAAGTACGATACTACCTCAGGCAAATTGTGTCAGGGCTGAAGTATCTTCATGAACAGGAAATCTTACACAGGGATCTTAAACTAG GTAACTTCTTTATCAATGAGAACATGGAACTGAAGCTCGGTGACTTTGGCTTGGCAGCTAGGCTGGAACCACTGGAGCACAGGAGGAG aaCAATATGTGGCACACCAAATTACCTCTCTCCAGAAGTCCTCAACAAACAAGGGCATGGCTGTGAATCTGATATATGGGCCTTAGGCTGTGTAAT GTATACAATGCTGTTGGGAAGACCCCCATTTGAGACTACAAATCTTAAAGAAACATACAGATGTATAAGGGAAGCAAGATACAGCCTGCCTTCATCTCTCTTGGCACCTGCAAAACACTTAATAGCTAGTATGTTGTCAAAAAACCCTGAAGATCGGCCCAGTTTAGATGAAATAATTCGACATGAATTCTTCTTACAG GGCTTTACACCTGATAGGCTTTCTGCAAGCTGTTGTCACACCGTCCCTGATTTCCATTTGTCAAGTCCTGCAAAAAATTTCTTCAAaaaagcagctgctgctctcttTGGGGGGAAAAAGGATAAGGCCAGATACTTGGACACACATA ACAGGCTAGCTAAAGAAGATGAAGAAATCTACAAGCTCAGACATGATTTGAAGAAGACATCGATAACCcagcaggcccccaaacacaagacaGATGAG GAGATTCAGCCTCTTATCACAACAGTGGTGAAGCCGGGAGCCTTGCCAGAAACTAAGCAGATTGGAGACTCCATTCGGATGATAGTCAGAGGAACTTTGGGAAGCTGCAGCAGTAGCAGTGAAT GTTTGGAAGACAGTACTATGGGAAGCGTTGCTGATACAGTTGCAAGAGTATTGAGGGGATGTCTGGAGAATATGCCAGAAGCAGATAGCAACCCCAAAGAACAGCTGACAGCATCCTTCCAGTGGGTTACAAAATGGGTGGACTACTCCAACAAGTATGGCTTTGGGTACCAGCTGTCAGATCACACTGTTGGTGTCCTCTTCAACAATGGGGCACATATGAGCCTTCTGCCAGACAAAAA GACAGTGCACTACTATGCTGAGCTAGGCCAATGCTCTGTCTTCCCAGCCACAGAGGCCCCTGAGCAGTTCATTAGCCAAGTAACTGTACTGAAGTATTTCTCTCACTATATGGAGGAGAACCTTATGGAT GGAGGAGACTTGCCCAGCCTAACAGATGTACGCAGGCCCAGGCTTTACCTCTTACAGTGGCTCAAATCTGATAAAGCATTAATGATGCTCTTCAATGATGGCACGTTTCAA GTGAACTTCTACCACGACCACACAAAAGTCATAATTTGCAATCAGAGTGAGGAATATCTCCTTACCTACATAAATGAAGACAGGATATCCACAACGTTTCGTCTGACAACTCTTCTGGTTTCAGGATGTTCATTGGAACTAAAACACAGAATGGAATATGCTCTGAACATGCTGCTGCAGCGATGTAACTGA